In one window of Frigoriglobus tundricola DNA:
- a CDS encoding pilus assembly protein TadG-related protein: MMTRSSRRRRRGSMLPLMAVSVISLFAFVALAVDLGMLAVSRTQCQNAADAAALTACRTLNNNPGSTNNNLAPAVTNAKTTVTSNVNLSAKFTTAQFQKIEVGQYLYNTTSQTFGVSTWNDVTSSQTVTPPSGSWTAIRTTLSSTQPTYFMNVLGVTSMPTGAQAVAVYKPRDVAFVLDMTGSMAYASTFNYNNVSLNPDPMVPSFGHYGLVTSNLVATANQYDSNGQVISRNNFTMATPGGPPIVRTFVWDPANATAPSTSAYPVTSTTSSLLNAFHRWSPPESGGDSTNYVPTTYDFTGYNAYHIGTEATPKGPTPAPYSFQTMTDSTSPAITYVGDRYRRADGSINKTDTTWATGASSTKAAATAIELLGYNVSGSNVRGGTSGTTTITTVDKFRDTVWETNGYDLDVKAYRTWKTNSNSEKPGDPGSFSTQVAAADKFQGFSMGPGYWGKTFFMWPPDPRWGGGTGTPDPTSPNTASNPVIPKDTNGNWLCDWRRRFFLNSSGTSWTVTPGVSSATATAGVDASLFNTGSGQALAGSGYTINYAAVLKWLKTGPQVLPPNLRAGRILYYSSIPDDVNTGTGTAQQVLDKVFWRKYIDFVFGTKVDTNNYTSAGYLYGVGDSPAGFSQSVYASNLNPWALNLNWTSVTPYMNYADSPLRPRLHFWFGPLSLMNFLQDSTQGGPQSSNWMAGTVSEAQCWQLKAGMNSVIADVQANHPNDFMGMTMFASNSTNYQVPRVGTSQNYTALQNALFYPKSLLSGINSGNVTTEERPYNTSFSSVAEGEIPNANGGTNPNSGLAVAFNLLCGSASLPAATYGAPRRGASKLVIFETDGVPNAYANYTLTKAGYNTYYSNFTSDTGTSTGAQACTQPAIDVVTQMNQQLASTSSSGTNSGLSLPNAPVRVYPIAFGDLFDPVAAPNATFRPTALQFLANIAAAGNTGSSTATTINSNQIITGPYETRISLLKTCMQNIFQSGLSVTLIQ, from the coding sequence ATGATGACGCGTAGCTCCCGCCGCCGGCGGCGCGGGTCGATGCTCCCGCTCATGGCCGTGTCGGTGATCAGCCTGTTCGCGTTCGTGGCCCTGGCCGTGGACCTCGGCATGCTCGCCGTCTCCCGGACCCAGTGCCAGAACGCGGCCGACGCCGCGGCCCTGACCGCGTGCCGGACGCTCAACAACAACCCCGGATCGACGAACAACAACCTGGCCCCGGCCGTCACCAACGCCAAGACCACGGTGACGAGCAACGTGAACCTGTCGGCCAAGTTCACGACCGCCCAGTTCCAGAAGATCGAGGTCGGACAGTACCTCTACAACACGACGAGCCAGACGTTCGGCGTGTCCACCTGGAACGACGTCACCTCGAGCCAGACCGTCACCCCGCCCAGCGGGTCGTGGACGGCCATCCGGACCACGCTGAGTTCCACCCAGCCGACCTACTTCATGAACGTGCTGGGCGTGACGAGCATGCCGACCGGCGCGCAGGCGGTGGCGGTGTACAAGCCGCGCGACGTCGCGTTCGTCCTCGACATGACCGGGTCGATGGCCTACGCCTCGACGTTCAATTACAACAACGTCTCGCTGAACCCGGACCCGATGGTCCCCTCCTTCGGCCACTACGGGCTCGTCACCTCGAACCTGGTCGCGACGGCGAACCAGTACGACAGCAACGGCCAGGTGATCTCGCGCAACAATTTCACGATGGCGACGCCGGGGGGCCCGCCCATCGTGCGCACCTTCGTGTGGGACCCGGCGAACGCGACCGCGCCCTCGACGTCCGCGTACCCGGTGACCAGCACCACGTCGTCCCTGCTGAACGCGTTCCACCGCTGGAGCCCGCCGGAGAGCGGCGGCGACTCGACCAACTACGTCCCCACGACCTACGACTTCACGGGGTACAACGCGTACCACATCGGGACCGAAGCGACCCCGAAGGGGCCGACCCCGGCGCCGTACTCGTTCCAGACGATGACCGACTCGACCTCCCCGGCGATCACCTACGTCGGGGACCGGTACCGCCGCGCCGACGGCTCGATCAACAAGACCGACACCACGTGGGCCACCGGCGCCAGCTCGACCAAAGCGGCGGCCACCGCGATCGAGCTGCTCGGGTACAACGTGAGCGGCTCGAACGTCCGGGGCGGCACCAGCGGCACCACGACCATCACCACCGTGGACAAGTTCCGCGACACCGTCTGGGAGACCAACGGGTACGATCTGGACGTGAAGGCGTACCGCACCTGGAAGACGAACTCCAACAGCGAGAAGCCGGGCGACCCCGGGAGCTTCAGCACGCAGGTGGCCGCGGCGGACAAGTTCCAGGGCTTCTCGATGGGGCCGGGGTACTGGGGCAAGACGTTCTTCATGTGGCCGCCCGACCCGCGCTGGGGCGGCGGCACCGGCACCCCGGACCCGACCAGCCCGAACACCGCGTCGAACCCCGTCATCCCGAAGGACACGAACGGGAACTGGCTGTGCGACTGGCGGCGGCGGTTCTTCCTGAACAGCAGCGGCACGTCCTGGACGGTCACCCCCGGCGTGAGCAGCGCCACCGCGACCGCGGGCGTCGACGCCTCGCTGTTTAACACGGGGAGCGGCCAGGCGCTCGCCGGGTCCGGCTACACGATCAACTACGCGGCCGTCCTCAAGTGGCTCAAGACCGGCCCGCAGGTGCTGCCGCCGAACCTGCGGGCGGGGCGCATCCTGTACTATTCGTCCATTCCGGACGACGTCAACACCGGCACCGGGACCGCCCAACAGGTTCTCGACAAGGTGTTCTGGAGGAAGTACATCGACTTCGTTTTCGGCACCAAGGTCGACACCAACAACTACACCTCGGCTGGGTACCTGTACGGGGTCGGTGACAGCCCGGCCGGGTTCTCCCAGAGCGTGTACGCCAGCAACCTGAACCCGTGGGCGCTGAACCTCAACTGGACGAGCGTCACCCCGTACATGAACTACGCGGACAGCCCGCTCCGCCCCCGGCTGCACTTCTGGTTCGGCCCGCTGAGCCTGATGAACTTCTTGCAGGACTCGACGCAGGGCGGGCCCCAGTCGAGCAACTGGATGGCCGGGACGGTCTCCGAGGCCCAGTGCTGGCAGCTCAAGGCCGGCATGAACTCGGTGATCGCGGACGTGCAGGCGAACCACCCGAACGACTTCATGGGGATGACGATGTTCGCCTCGAACTCGACCAACTATCAGGTCCCGCGCGTCGGTACGAGCCAGAACTACACGGCCCTCCAGAACGCCCTGTTCTACCCGAAATCGCTCCTCAGCGGGATCAACTCCGGCAACGTCACGACCGAAGAGCGGCCGTACAACACGAGCTTCAGCAGCGTGGCCGAGGGCGAGATCCCCAACGCCAACGGCGGGACGAACCCGAACAGCGGCCTGGCGGTCGCGTTCAACCTGCTCTGCGGGTCGGCGTCGCTCCCGGCCGCCACTTACGGCGCGCCCCGCCGCGGGGCGTCGAAACTCGTCATCTTCGAAACGGACGGGGTGCCGAACGCCTACGCCAATTACACGCTCACCAAGGCGGGGTACAACACGTACTACTCCAACTTCACCTCCGACACCGGCACCAGCACCGGAGCCCAAGCGTGTACGCAACCCGCGATCGACGTGGTCACGCAAATGAACCAACAGTTGGCATCGACCAGTAGCAGTGGAACGAACAGCGGCCTGAGCCTGCCGAACGCGCCGGTCCGCGTCTACCCGATCGCGTTCGGCGACCTGTTCGACCCGGTCGCCGCCCCCAACGCGACCTTCCGCCCGACGGCCCTCCAGTTCCTGGCGAACATCGCGGCCGCCGGGAACACGGGGTCCTCGACCGCAACGACGATCAACTCCAACCAGATCATCACCGGGCCGTACGAGACCCGGATCTCCTTGCTGAAGACGTGTATGCAGAACATTTTCCAGAGCGGTCTGTCTGTGACTCTGATTCAGTGA